From Microbacterium croceum, a single genomic window includes:
- a CDS encoding YraN family protein, with protein MAAKDDLGRAGEERAVSHLLGLGYDVVDRNWRCAQGEIDIVAVHGDELAIVEVKTRRSTAFGHPFEAIDERKRRRLWRLAHAWVEAHAPRARGLSLRIDGIGIVGPDPETATLEHLRDLG; from the coding sequence ATGGCAGCGAAAGATGATCTCGGACGAGCGGGCGAAGAGCGCGCGGTATCCCACCTCTTGGGGCTCGGCTACGACGTGGTCGACAGGAACTGGCGGTGCGCGCAGGGTGAGATCGATATCGTCGCCGTGCACGGTGATGAGCTGGCGATCGTCGAGGTCAAGACACGGCGGTCGACGGCCTTCGGACACCCTTTCGAGGCGATCGACGAGCGCAAGAGACGCCGACTCTGGCGGCTCGCACATGCCTGGGTGGAGGCGCACGCGCCGCGAGCACGCGGTCTGAGTCTGCGCATCGACGGCATCGGCATCGTGGGCCCTGATCCGGAGACCGCGACACTCGAGCACTTGCGAGACCTGGGATGA
- the dprA gene encoding DNA-processing protein DprA translates to MIDELFASTEMVDEVRLLRAGEEVVDALARTAWSVLAEPGDGVAGALIQTLGAEEALRYAIDGTQRDGAVDALLDTADARVRHAVAEGRRRWVPRVEVRAVRDALRGAREVGAQLLLPGDDLWPHALDDLGANAPIALWVRGDPSCMMVTPRVALVGARASSGYGDHVAAEIAGDLAASGALIVSGAAYGIDGAAHRAALGVGGGTVAFLAGGVDRAYPAGHHGLLKQIAEEGAVLSELPCGAAPTKWRFLARNRLIAALGDATVVVEAGWRSGSLNTAGHAASLGRPLGAVPGSVTSASSAGCHRLLREYDAVCVTSAADVRELCGLAAGVVPTAEGVDPERVRVLDALGGRTSLPTVEIARRSGLSTERVLSHLGLLELEGLVHPVGGGWRRTPV, encoded by the coding sequence GTGATCGACGAGCTGTTCGCGAGCACGGAAATGGTTGACGAGGTCCGGTTGCTCCGCGCGGGCGAGGAAGTGGTGGATGCGCTCGCGCGCACCGCATGGAGCGTGCTGGCCGAGCCGGGTGACGGCGTCGCCGGTGCCCTGATCCAAACGCTGGGAGCGGAGGAGGCTCTGCGGTATGCGATCGACGGCACCCAACGGGACGGGGCGGTCGATGCGCTGCTCGACACGGCCGATGCTCGGGTGCGACACGCCGTCGCGGAGGGGCGACGGCGCTGGGTGCCCCGAGTGGAAGTACGAGCGGTCCGTGATGCGTTGCGCGGCGCCCGCGAGGTCGGTGCGCAACTTCTGCTCCCCGGCGACGATCTCTGGCCGCATGCGTTGGACGATCTCGGTGCCAACGCTCCGATCGCGTTGTGGGTGCGGGGAGATCCGTCTTGCATGATGGTCACCCCTCGGGTGGCGTTGGTAGGTGCCCGTGCCTCCAGCGGGTACGGCGACCATGTCGCGGCCGAGATCGCGGGAGACCTCGCGGCTTCCGGCGCGCTCATCGTGTCGGGTGCGGCATATGGAATCGATGGTGCGGCGCATCGCGCTGCGCTCGGTGTCGGAGGGGGGACGGTCGCGTTCCTCGCAGGCGGAGTGGACCGCGCCTACCCGGCCGGGCATCACGGTCTGCTGAAGCAGATTGCCGAAGAAGGGGCGGTGCTCAGTGAGCTGCCTTGCGGTGCCGCTCCCACGAAGTGGCGTTTCCTCGCCCGGAACCGTCTTATCGCGGCCCTGGGCGATGCGACGGTGGTGGTCGAGGCGGGGTGGCGCAGCGGCTCGTTGAACACCGCAGGGCACGCGGCCTCGCTCGGTCGGCCTCTGGGGGCGGTGCCGGGATCGGTCACCTCCGCGTCGTCGGCGGGATGTCATCGACTGCTACGCGAATACGATGCGGTCTGCGTGACCTCGGCCGCAGATGTCCGTGAGCTCTGCGGCCTGGCGGCTGGCGTGGTCCCGACAGCGGAGGGCGTCGACCCCGAGCGCGTGCGCGTTCTCGACGCGCTCGGGGGTCGCACTTCCTTGCCGACGGTCGAGATAGCGCGGCGGTCCGGATTGTCGACCGAACGAGTGCTGTCGCACCTCGGTCTGTTGGAGCTCGAGGGCCTCGTGCATCCGGTGGGAGGCGGTTGGCGGCGCACGCCCGTCTAG
- a CDS encoding histidine phosphatase family protein has product MIPQDRHVPERLFLARHGQTTWNQERRLQGQLDSPLTPEGIAQARSLAERLVGTDVRTICSSPLGRALRTAVIIADRLGVDVVEVPELAEVHHGELAGMTWDEIDRAFPTVREERAANRYGWAFPGGESYAQARARARKALTSCGWASAGTPLLVSHEMIGRLLRAELRGLDAAGALALRHPHGVVLRLDRGVETVL; this is encoded by the coding sequence ATGATTCCCCAGGACCGCCACGTGCCGGAGCGACTGTTCCTCGCGCGACACGGCCAGACGACCTGGAACCAGGAACGGCGGCTTCAGGGGCAGCTGGACTCGCCGCTCACCCCTGAGGGCATCGCGCAGGCCCGTTCACTCGCGGAACGGCTGGTCGGAACAGACGTGAGAACCATCTGCTCGAGCCCCTTGGGGCGCGCGCTGCGCACGGCGGTCATCATCGCGGATCGCCTCGGCGTCGACGTGGTCGAGGTGCCCGAGCTCGCCGAAGTGCACCACGGCGAGCTCGCAGGGATGACGTGGGATGAGATCGATCGGGCGTTCCCCACCGTTCGCGAGGAGCGCGCCGCAAACCGCTACGGCTGGGCGTTTCCGGGGGGCGAGAGTTACGCGCAGGCCCGTGCGCGTGCGCGCAAGGCGCTGACCAGTTGCGGGTGGGCGTCCGCGGGAACCCCGCTTCTTGTCAGCCACGAGATGATCGGCAGGCTGCTTCGCGCCGAACTCCGCGGGCTCGACGCAGCCGGCGCTCTCGCGCTGCGACACCCGCACGGCGTCGTGCTCCGCCTCGACCGAGGCGTGGAGACTGTGCTCTAG
- the rplS gene encoding 50S ribosomal protein L19, translated as MQILDAVDAASLRSDIPDFFPGDTVKVHVNITEGTRSRIQVFQGVVIGRQGDSVRETFTVRKISFQVGVERTFPVHSPVIDHIEVVTRGDVRRAKLYYLRQLRGKKAKIKEKRDR; from the coding sequence ATGCAGATCCTCGACGCCGTTGACGCGGCATCCCTCCGTTCGGACATCCCGGACTTCTTCCCCGGCGACACCGTCAAGGTGCACGTCAACATCACGGAGGGCACGCGCTCCCGTATCCAGGTCTTCCAGGGCGTTGTCATCGGCCGCCAGGGCGACAGCGTGCGCGAGACCTTCACCGTCCGCAAGATCAGCTTCCAGGTTGGCGTCGAGCGTACCTTCCCGGTGCACTCCCCGGTGATCGACCACATCGAGGTCGTCACCCGCGGTGACGTGCGTCGCGCGAAGCTCTACTACCTCCGCCAGCTCCGCGGTAAGAAGGCGAAGATCAAGGAGAAGCGCGACCGCTGA
- a CDS encoding MFS transporter permease: protein MWLRQAFFRWLLPAAFLLPLWLLVGWGVFQGGWAILWVLFIAIPSVLIGQLLLTLLTRSRPSVRIERAVSWWDVLGFTVWHGLTIAVGFFIDRAFAWLLVSAIIAGVALFWLQLWQLWNEAKGSGARIRETIAWSSIPGEHEPAPQTRVHEVIVVREVDQRD, encoded by the coding sequence ATGTGGTTGCGACAGGCCTTCTTCCGCTGGCTCCTTCCGGCGGCGTTCCTCCTGCCGCTGTGGCTGCTCGTCGGATGGGGCGTGTTCCAGGGCGGATGGGCGATCCTCTGGGTGTTGTTCATCGCGATCCCCTCGGTCCTGATCGGGCAGCTCCTGCTCACGTTGCTCACTCGGTCGCGCCCCTCTGTGCGCATCGAACGCGCAGTGTCCTGGTGGGATGTACTGGGCTTCACGGTGTGGCACGGTCTCACCATCGCCGTCGGCTTCTTCATCGACCGTGCTTTCGCCTGGCTGCTCGTCAGTGCGATCATCGCGGGCGTCGCCTTGTTCTGGCTGCAGCTCTGGCAGTTGTGGAACGAGGCGAAGGGCAGCGGCGCCCGTATCCGGGAGACGATCGCCTGGTCGAGCATTCCCGGCGAGCACGAGCCGGCTCCCCAGACACGAGTTCATGAGGTCATCGTCGTACGCGAGGTCGACCAGAGGGACTGA
- the trmD gene encoding tRNA (guanosine(37)-N1)-methyltransferase TrmD: MRIDVLSIFPSYFDGLTLSLLGKAQSSGILDLRVHDLRDWTSDRHRTVDDTPYGGGAGMVMKPEPWGLALDEVSARSERPTIIFPSPAGEVFTQATARDLSSREHLVFGCGRYEGIDERVFDYAASLGEVRLISLGDYVLNGGEVATMAMIEAIGRLIPGVVGNPESLVEESHEDGLLEYPSYTKPSLWREHAVPEVLLSGNHAAIAAWRREQQLERTRRRRPDLLAPDESA, encoded by the coding sequence GTGCGCATCGACGTCCTCTCCATCTTCCCGTCGTACTTCGACGGTCTGACGCTGTCGCTCCTGGGCAAGGCTCAGAGCTCAGGCATCCTCGATCTCCGGGTGCATGACCTGCGCGACTGGACGAGCGACCGGCATCGCACCGTCGACGACACCCCATACGGCGGCGGCGCCGGCATGGTGATGAAGCCGGAGCCGTGGGGGCTCGCTCTCGACGAGGTCAGCGCGCGGTCCGAGCGGCCGACGATCATCTTCCCCTCGCCGGCCGGCGAGGTGTTCACCCAGGCGACCGCACGCGACCTGTCGTCGCGCGAGCACCTCGTGTTCGGCTGCGGTCGCTACGAGGGCATCGACGAGCGCGTCTTCGACTACGCCGCCTCCCTCGGTGAGGTCCGACTGATCAGTCTCGGCGACTACGTGCTGAACGGGGGAGAAGTCGCGACGATGGCGATGATCGAAGCGATCGGGCGGCTCATCCCCGGGGTCGTCGGCAACCCCGAGAGCCTGGTCGAGGAGTCGCATGAGGACGGGCTCCTGGAGTACCCGTCGTACACGAAGCCCTCACTGTGGCGCGAGCACGCCGTACCTGAGGTGCTTCTCAGTGGAAACCACGCCGCGATCGCCGCGTGGCGTCGCGAGCAGCAGCTCGAGCGCACCCGGAGGCGACGCCCCGACCTGCTCGCGCCCGACGAGTCGGCCTAG
- a CDS encoding ribonuclease HII: protein MTVVAPKLTLERKLLGECDLIISLDEVGRGALAGPVAVGAAVMDAAGARRRVPEGLRDSKLVTEKRRPEVAARAAAWVQASAVGWASAAEVDEVGIMRALGLAASRAVSGVVAQGASLENALVLLDGNHDYLSIVHPGPLRVRPVIKADRDCASVSAASVIAKVARDSLMVELHDGHPAYQWDRNKGYASAEHREAIRASGLSPHHRASWAITDAPTLF, encoded by the coding sequence ATGACCGTCGTCGCACCGAAGCTGACGCTGGAGCGGAAGCTCCTGGGCGAGTGCGACCTGATCATCTCGCTCGATGAGGTCGGGCGCGGTGCCCTCGCAGGTCCGGTGGCCGTCGGCGCCGCCGTGATGGATGCCGCCGGCGCGCGTCGTCGCGTACCTGAGGGCTTGCGCGACTCCAAACTCGTCACAGAGAAGCGTCGTCCAGAGGTGGCAGCACGGGCGGCAGCCTGGGTGCAGGCGTCTGCCGTCGGCTGGGCGAGTGCGGCGGAGGTCGATGAAGTCGGCATCATGCGTGCACTGGGCCTTGCCGCCTCACGTGCGGTGTCGGGTGTCGTGGCGCAGGGCGCATCGCTGGAGAACGCGCTCGTGCTCCTCGACGGCAACCACGATTACCTTTCCATCGTTCACCCTGGGCCGCTCAGAGTGCGTCCTGTCATCAAGGCTGACCGTGACTGTGCATCGGTGTCCGCTGCGTCGGTGATCGCCAAGGTCGCGCGCGATTCCCTCATGGTGGAGTTGCACGATGGACACCCTGCATATCAGTGGGACCGCAATAAGGGGTACGCGAGCGCGGAGCATCGCGAGGCGATCAGAGCGAGTGGATTGTCGCCGCATCATCGCGCGTCGTGGGCGATCACGGATGCTCCGACGCTGTTCTGA
- a CDS encoding DUF2469 family protein encodes MDEEAFDDYDRELELALFREYRDVVSQFQYVVETERRFYLANEVNVVRRDTEHDFYFEISMTDVWVWDIYRADRFVKAVRVLTFKDVNVEELQRREFELPQELSLDGE; translated from the coding sequence ATGGATGAGGAAGCCTTCGACGACTACGACCGCGAGCTCGAGCTGGCACTGTTCCGGGAGTACCGGGATGTGGTGTCCCAGTTCCAGTACGTCGTCGAGACCGAGCGTCGGTTCTACCTGGCGAACGAGGTGAACGTCGTCCGTCGCGATACCGAGCACGACTTCTACTTCGAGATCTCGATGACCGACGTCTGGGTGTGGGACATCTATCGCGCTGACCGGTTCGTCAAGGCGGTGCGCGTGCTGACGTTCAAGGACGTCAACGTGGAAGAGCTGCAGCGGCGCGAGTTCGAACTGCCGCAGGAGCTCTCCCTCGACGGGGAGTGA
- a CDS encoding YifB family Mg chelatase-like AAA ATPase, translating to MSTARTWAVALTGVDGHLVEVEADLSNQTPDFKIIGLPDKALGEAVQRVHNACKNAGLDLPRRRLTVNLSPASLPKHGSGFDLSIAVSTLAAGGLLARRSIAGTVHIGELGLDGRLRPVPGVLPAVFAASRAGFDRVIVPKANEDEARLVPGVEVRAAASLAEVAVWHGADVEVPDVDAVDAASPVPVREESLDLADVVGQPEAVEALIIAAAGGHHLLLSGPPGAGKTMLARRLPGILPRLTEKEALEVAAVRSLSGEVVTRLDGSPPLESPHHSTSAAALVGGGSRAARPGAIARAHRGVLFLDEAAEFSRVALDALRQPLESGVIDVHRAGFTARFPARFQLLLAMNPCPCGNYGIRGAECVCPPMAIRRYATRLSGPLRDRVDIDLQVMRVAAHRAMAGEGSSLTSSAARERVRAARERASERWRATPWRRNAEVSGTWLRQGALRLERAVRAPLDRALERGALTLRGYDRVLRLAWTMADLSDRDQPGLDEIGRALHLRRGTTQ from the coding sequence ATGAGCACGGCCCGCACGTGGGCGGTGGCGCTCACCGGTGTCGATGGACATCTCGTCGAGGTCGAGGCCGATCTGTCAAATCAGACCCCCGACTTCAAGATCATCGGTCTCCCGGACAAGGCACTCGGCGAGGCGGTGCAGCGGGTGCACAACGCCTGCAAGAATGCGGGACTGGATCTGCCGCGCCGGCGCCTCACCGTCAACCTCTCGCCGGCGAGCCTTCCCAAGCACGGGTCTGGCTTCGACCTCAGTATCGCTGTGTCGACTCTCGCCGCCGGCGGTCTGCTCGCCCGGCGCTCGATCGCGGGAACGGTGCACATCGGAGAACTCGGGCTCGACGGGCGTCTGCGTCCCGTGCCCGGGGTCCTTCCCGCCGTGTTCGCCGCGTCACGCGCGGGCTTCGATCGTGTCATCGTGCCGAAGGCGAACGAGGACGAGGCGCGCCTGGTCCCGGGTGTCGAGGTGCGAGCCGCCGCGTCACTCGCGGAGGTCGCGGTGTGGCACGGCGCCGACGTCGAGGTCCCTGATGTGGACGCCGTCGATGCCGCCTCACCCGTTCCGGTGCGGGAGGAGTCGCTCGACCTCGCCGACGTCGTCGGACAGCCGGAGGCGGTGGAGGCCCTGATCATCGCGGCAGCCGGTGGGCACCACCTGCTCCTGAGCGGTCCGCCTGGTGCGGGCAAGACCATGTTGGCGCGTAGGCTCCCCGGAATCCTGCCGCGACTGACCGAGAAGGAAGCGCTCGAGGTCGCGGCTGTCCGCTCGCTCAGCGGGGAGGTCGTGACGAGGCTCGACGGGTCGCCCCCGCTGGAGTCCCCGCACCACAGCACGTCGGCGGCGGCTCTCGTCGGCGGTGGATCCAGGGCGGCACGGCCCGGCGCGATCGCTCGTGCCCATCGCGGGGTGTTGTTCCTCGACGAAGCGGCGGAGTTCTCCCGCGTGGCACTCGACGCGCTGCGCCAGCCGCTCGAGTCCGGCGTGATTGACGTGCACCGGGCCGGGTTCACCGCTCGGTTTCCCGCCCGGTTCCAGTTGCTGCTGGCGATGAATCCGTGTCCGTGCGGGAACTACGGCATCCGTGGCGCGGAGTGCGTGTGCCCGCCCATGGCCATTCGGCGCTACGCGACACGCTTGTCGGGACCCCTGCGGGACCGCGTAGACATCGATCTCCAGGTGATGCGTGTTGCCGCGCATCGGGCCATGGCCGGCGAAGGGTCATCCCTCACGTCGTCCGCAGCTCGGGAGCGTGTGCGCGCGGCACGAGAGCGTGCCTCCGAACGCTGGCGGGCCACGCCCTGGCGCCGAAATGCGGAAGTGTCCGGCACCTGGTTGCGCCAAGGCGCGCTGCGTCTGGAGCGGGCGGTTCGAGCCCCGCTTGATCGGGCATTGGAGAGGGGCGCGCTGACGCTTCGCGGGTACGACCGGGTGCTGCGGCTGGCCTGGACGATGGCCGACCTCTCCGACCGCGATCAGCCGGGGCTCGATGAGATCGGACGTGCACTGCACTTGAGGAGAGGAACGACACAGTGA
- the map gene encoding type I methionyl aminopeptidase, which produces MIELRTHAEIEEMRAAGRFVAETLATLRDETKVGTNLLSIDRRAHDLIRKAGAESCYIDYHPSFGASPFGKVLCTSVNDAVLHGLPYDYTLRDGDLVSLDFAVSVDGWVADSALSFVVGTPRDEDLRLIDTTERALDAAIGAAVVGNRIGDISASVAAIAHGEGYSINTDFGGHGVGRTMHGDPHVPNDGRPGRGFPLRDGLVLALEPWLLATTDELITDPDGWTLRSADGSRGAHSEHTVAITENGPIVLTDRAFLGVD; this is translated from the coding sequence ATGATCGAACTGCGCACTCATGCCGAGATCGAAGAGATGCGTGCCGCCGGTCGCTTCGTGGCTGAGACACTGGCGACGCTGCGTGACGAGACGAAGGTGGGGACAAACCTTCTGTCCATCGATCGGCGTGCGCACGACCTGATCCGCAAGGCGGGCGCGGAGTCCTGCTACATCGATTACCACCCTTCGTTCGGCGCGAGCCCGTTCGGCAAAGTGCTGTGCACATCGGTCAACGACGCCGTGCTGCACGGACTCCCCTACGACTACACCCTCCGCGACGGCGATCTGGTGTCGCTCGACTTCGCCGTCTCCGTCGACGGCTGGGTGGCCGACTCGGCTCTCTCCTTCGTGGTCGGCACCCCGCGTGACGAGGACCTGCGCCTCATCGACACGACGGAGCGCGCGCTGGACGCCGCGATCGGCGCCGCCGTAGTGGGCAACCGGATCGGGGACATCTCCGCATCGGTCGCGGCGATCGCCCACGGTGAGGGCTACTCGATCAACACCGATTTCGGCGGTCATGGGGTGGGCCGCACGATGCACGGCGACCCTCACGTGCCGAACGACGGTCGACCCGGCCGGGGCTTCCCGTTGCGTGACGGTCTCGTTCTCGCGCTCGAGCCCTGGCTGCTCGCCACGACGGACGAGCTGATCACGGATCCGGACGGCTGGACCCTCCGCAGCGCGGATGGCTCGCGCGGAGCGCACTCGGAACACACCGTCGCGATCACCGAGAACGGACCCATCGTCCTGACCGATCGCGCCTTCCTCGGAGTGGACTGA
- the rpsP gene encoding 30S ribosomal protein S16, with amino-acid sequence MAVKIRLKRLGKIRAPYYRIVVADSKTKRDGRVIEEIGKYHPTEEPSFIEVDSERAQYWLSVGAQPTEQVAAILKITGDWGKFKGDKDAKSTLKVKEPKVPFEIDAAKKSVVKPKAEKKVEAPAEEAPAAAEADAAPAADAE; translated from the coding sequence GTGGCTGTCAAGATTCGTCTCAAGCGCCTGGGCAAGATCCGTGCGCCGTACTACCGCATCGTCGTTGCTGACTCGAAGACCAAGCGCGATGGTCGCGTGATCGAAGAGATCGGCAAGTACCACCCCACCGAGGAGCCCTCCTTCATCGAGGTCGACTCCGAGCGGGCTCAGTACTGGCTTTCCGTCGGCGCTCAGCCGACCGAGCAGGTCGCCGCGATCCTCAAGATCACGGGTGACTGGGGCAAGTTCAAGGGCGACAAGGACGCGAAGTCCACGCTCAAGGTCAAGGAGCCCAAGGTTCCGTTCGAGATCGACGCTGCCAAGAAGTCCGTCGTGAAGCCCAAGGCCGAGAAGAAGGTGGAGGCCCCCGCTGAGGAGGCTCCCGCCGCTGCCGAGGCCGACGCGGCTCCCGCCGCCGACGCAGAGTAA
- a CDS encoding glutamate--cysteine ligase, whose translation MTLDFAPSARSTVGLEWEIMLADPESGDLVGRAPELLAALEAESADERHTVTGELLTNTIEVTSGIGDSVAQAVDDIAQAIAAVRSATDPAGIELLSAGSHPFAQWYDQQVTDKTRYHTLIERTQWWGRNMMIWGIHVHIGVEDQHKVFPLINALTCFLPHLQSIAASSPFWAGERTGYASNRALVFQQLPTAGLPWPLQDWTQFESYLEDMVRTGVMADASEVRWDIRPAPRWGTIEVRACDGVSTLPELAAIASLVQVLVEHFSRALDEGRSLPQMPAWFHRENKWRAARYGLDARVIVDAEGTQLPVRDHLAQTIDDLAAVAVELGCSREFASLHTILDEGASHARQIAVAEASDGDLGEVVRHLIREFRSGPESSIDEP comes from the coding sequence GTGACGCTCGATTTCGCGCCTTCGGCCCGCTCCACCGTCGGACTGGAATGGGAGATCATGCTCGCCGATCCGGAGAGCGGTGACCTCGTAGGACGCGCCCCGGAGCTGCTGGCCGCACTCGAGGCGGAGAGCGCTGATGAGCGCCACACCGTCACGGGTGAGCTGCTCACCAACACGATCGAGGTCACCAGCGGCATCGGCGACTCCGTAGCCCAGGCGGTGGACGACATCGCTCAGGCGATCGCCGCGGTCAGATCTGCCACGGATCCCGCGGGTATCGAACTCCTCTCGGCGGGAAGCCATCCCTTCGCGCAGTGGTACGACCAGCAGGTGACCGACAAGACGCGCTACCACACGCTGATCGAGCGGACCCAGTGGTGGGGACGCAACATGATGATCTGGGGTATCCACGTCCACATCGGCGTCGAGGACCAGCATAAGGTGTTCCCTCTCATCAACGCGCTCACCTGCTTCCTTCCGCATCTCCAGTCGATCGCCGCCTCCAGTCCGTTCTGGGCGGGCGAACGCACGGGCTACGCATCCAACCGCGCTCTCGTGTTCCAACAGCTTCCGACTGCGGGCCTGCCATGGCCCCTGCAGGATTGGACCCAGTTCGAGTCCTATCTGGAGGACATGGTGCGCACGGGTGTCATGGCCGATGCGTCAGAAGTGCGCTGGGACATCCGACCGGCCCCTCGATGGGGCACGATCGAGGTGCGCGCGTGCGATGGCGTCTCCACTCTCCCCGAGCTCGCCGCGATCGCCTCGCTCGTCCAGGTGCTGGTGGAGCATTTCTCACGCGCACTCGACGAGGGACGGAGCCTTCCTCAGATGCCCGCCTGGTTCCACCGTGAGAACAAGTGGCGCGCCGCCCGCTATGGGCTGGATGCGCGCGTGATCGTGGATGCCGAAGGAACCCAGCTTCCCGTGCGCGACCATCTCGCACAGACCATCGACGACCTCGCAGCCGTCGCCGTCGAGCTCGGGTGTTCGAGAGAGTTCGCCAGCCTGCACACGATCCTCGACGAAGGTGCCAGCCACGCGCGTCAGATCGCCGTCGCCGAAGCATCCGACGGCGATCTGGGAGAGGTCGTGCGGCATCTGATCCGTGAATTCCGATCGGGGCCGGAGTCGTCGATCGACGAACCATGA
- the lepB gene encoding signal peptidase I, producing the protein MTTDSPSAPTSRRRRGFLIFLRDVLVIVLIAAVVSFVVKTFVVRSFYIPSASMEQTLLIKDRILVDELTPRWTGYERGDVVVFKDPGGWLDPVPQTPAAPPLVQAVDWVLNVVGISATDAQDHLVKRVIGLPGDHVVCCNALGQITINGAPIDELSYLNLPEGDTAASNDPFDVVVPEGSLWLLGDNRDRSRDARAHQDLPSKGFVPLDNVVGKAFLTTWPLNRMGTIDGHHDTFNGVPDPE; encoded by the coding sequence ATGACGACCGATTCCCCGTCCGCCCCGACGTCCAGACGGCGTCGCGGCTTCCTGATCTTCCTCCGCGATGTGTTGGTCATCGTGCTGATCGCGGCTGTGGTGTCGTTCGTGGTCAAGACCTTCGTGGTCCGTTCGTTCTACATCCCGTCTGCGTCGATGGAGCAGACGCTCCTGATCAAGGACCGGATCCTCGTCGATGAGCTCACGCCACGTTGGACCGGCTATGAGCGGGGCGACGTCGTGGTCTTCAAGGATCCGGGCGGATGGCTCGACCCCGTACCGCAGACGCCTGCTGCCCCGCCGTTGGTACAGGCGGTGGACTGGGTCCTCAACGTTGTAGGAATCTCCGCGACAGATGCTCAGGATCATCTGGTCAAACGGGTGATCGGCTTGCCAGGAGACCACGTCGTGTGCTGTAACGCGCTGGGCCAGATCACCATCAACGGCGCGCCCATCGACGAGCTCAGCTACCTCAACCTCCCCGAGGGCGACACCGCTGCTTCGAACGATCCGTTCGATGTGGTCGTGCCGGAGGGATCGCTGTGGCTGCTCGGCGACAACAGAGACCGGTCGCGCGACGCGCGCGCGCACCAGGATCTGCCCAGCAAGGGTTTCGTTCCGTTGGACAATGTCGTGGGCAAGGCTTTCCTGACGACGTGGCCGCTGAACCGCATGGGCACGATCGACGGTCATCACGACACGTTCAACGGCGTTCCGGACCCGGAATGA
- the rimM gene encoding ribosome maturation factor RimM (Essential for efficient processing of 16S rRNA) yields the protein MSRTTDVASQDRNQSKNQLRVGRLVKAHGLKGGLKVELYTDNPERRFQTGAAFTLQVPEASPWHGKEITIREYRVMNGSPVVFFDDVEDRTAAESLVRGILWIDQDVDEVEDNAWFDHQLVGLEVVRDGVVVGRVARIEHFPAQDLLIVKAGDREIMVPFVEAIVPSVDVEKGQVIVTPPAGLFEELPDASDAEAAPSSDADAAE from the coding sequence ATGTCGCGGACGACTGACGTGGCGTCGCAGGACAGAAACCAGAGCAAGAACCAGCTGCGCGTCGGGCGCCTCGTCAAGGCTCATGGCCTCAAGGGCGGGCTCAAGGTGGAGCTGTACACGGACAACCCGGAGCGACGCTTTCAGACTGGCGCCGCGTTCACGTTGCAGGTGCCGGAGGCATCTCCGTGGCATGGGAAAGAGATCACCATCCGCGAGTACCGCGTGATGAATGGCAGCCCTGTGGTGTTCTTCGACGACGTCGAGGATCGCACCGCTGCTGAGAGCCTCGTGCGAGGCATCCTCTGGATCGATCAGGATGTCGACGAGGTCGAGGACAACGCGTGGTTCGACCACCAGCTCGTCGGTCTCGAGGTCGTCCGTGACGGCGTCGTCGTCGGACGGGTCGCCAGGATCGAGCATTTCCCGGCCCAGGATCTCCTGATCGTGAAAGCGGGCGACCGCGAGATCATGGTCCCCTTCGTCGAGGCGATCGTCCCGTCCGTCGACGTGGAGAAGGGACAGGTCATCGTCACGCCGCCGGCCGGACTCTTCGAAGAACTCCCGGATGCATCGGATGCCGAGGCTGCGCCAAGCTCGGACGCCGACGCTGCCGAGTGA
- a CDS encoding RNA-binding protein yields MLAAALEHIVKGIVDHPEDVSVNESTSPRGDLLEVRVHPDDRGRVIGRGGRTAKALRTLITALADGRRVRVDVADD; encoded by the coding sequence GTGCTCGCCGCCGCGCTCGAACACATCGTCAAGGGGATCGTCGATCACCCTGAGGATGTCAGCGTCAACGAATCCACGTCGCCGCGAGGCGATCTCCTCGAGGTGCGTGTGCACCCCGATGACCGTGGTCGTGTGATCGGGCGCGGCGGCCGCACCGCGAAGGCGCTGCGTACGCTCATCACCGCATTGGCCGATGGGCGTCGCGTCCGCGTCGATGTCGCGGACGACTGA